The segment aaatattttaatcggcagaataactttcggttaagCGATAACCGGAGGTGGAGTTAACAGGGCTTAGaggaatatttcaatgtgttacaaacgatcttttttgatggtgggtataatgaTAGGTGTTAGATAAAAACTGATATCAGATTTCAGcagttaaaattcattaaaaatagtccaattgtttttaaaagttttcataaacCTTCATTTTGTTGGCCTGTGTAAATTTTGCTCTatcgttattttattttcacagttacagttttcactttaatttatttctaaatattttacttagttTACTTCCCTTTCAATTCCACACGTTACATACACAATAAAACACATGTACCACATCTAAATAAATTCCCTTACGCAAGTCACATTTATACACAAGTGTTTCAAGGTTACATTTAACTACTTTTTGTATTGGAGTTAAGTATACAAATactgtcaaactccatataaaaaatattgacattaaaaaaattatctaccAATGACTGTCACCTTCTTAACCTCCCCTTTTCACGCATTTTAATATTCATACTCTCATTAACTTCTTCTCACAAGAGTAGGCACTCATTTGGTACATTTCtaatagtaacaacaacaataataataacccGTCACTTGCATTCTTTATTAGTTTTCGGGAAATTTTACATGTGTTCGGTTGTTTAATGATTAGTGtcgtttaataattaaaaaatcgtggtaaatattaaagaaacttaaaatatttttgcataaaaatgtaatttaaatgtttgttaataattgtgtataaaaattttgatgtaaaattttaagtaaattagtGAAAAAAGTGTTAGAAGTTTGTTTGAAATTGCATGCAAATTAGAGGCGGTCGTTGTATTGCTTTAGTTTGGCCATTCGTTGGCgcaggcaaaaaaaaaatgcaaataaaatcgaaagtaaaaagcaaataaatagtGTTAGGGGGAGAGAGTGTGTATGAGAGTAAAGAAATTCTgcgcttttgtttttgtaaagttttttaatttctaataagAGTAATGTAAGagtgaaataattaaatattaataatagaaaaagaaatatcaagGGTTGAAGTTAGTGAAataaagaaatgcaaaaaagcattattttaaatcaaatgttttaagtcaaattttaaataaaatgaaaaaaagaaaaattaaattaaatttaaaataaaaagtgtgtcaaagtgtttataaaaaagaaaaaaagtgaaaatttttaatttattaaaattaaatttaaatggcaataataataataataataataataataataataataataacaaataaatatgtttcaTTAGATTTGTAAACAACCGTCATCCGAAAGTAAACAATTACAGGTGAGTCCTTTATttgagtaaattttaatttatattttgtatacacCCTGCCAGCAACTCAATTaactttaaatgcattaaaagcCGACTTTTTCATCAACTAGTTATGGTTGATtattggattatttttaatgaagcCAACtgactatttataccctacaccactatagtggggagggtattatacgtttgtgctgatgtttgtaacacacaaaaatattggtccaatacccaccttataCCGATTGATTCAGAATATTTTTtgagtccgtccgtctgtccatgtaaaccttgtgcgcaaggtacaggccgcaattttcaattttcaaataagttttacataagtataaatgacactgcagattttcgtaatgatcggcccttatttgacgctagcccccatacaaaccccccttcaaaaaatgtcttaaacgtctaaaattgacttgtaatgaaactcaacaaaactaactgttatttatggTGTAGGTATTATACTTTCTATGGAAGTtgattgacttccaaagaagcgaaaataatccaattttgtttaaaattaaaggtatattttctatactgaaattttttgaatttcaataaataaagattAACGATATAAAGGTtatgaaaataaagtttaaagtttaaaaaaatttaatcttttaaaatttaaactaatttgacTTGATTTTATGTATGTTTTGGGTGCTGAAACCGAATTTAATATTGGTTTTGAATTTAAAGATACAGAGACGAGCAATATGCATAAAAACAAGagacaatttcttaaaaaaaattttaacaaattgtcgtaCTATTGTTGCAGTTGTATGGAgagactaggtgaaataatggaccgattttaactatttcCATTGGGCTTTGTCAACAAATTACCTTGGGTTTTCTTCAAATTTATCTAAATCGAATCATGTGAAAGTCAAAGTCTAATTATTCAAtcttaggaaactttttttgaaatcgtagagatatattattttgttttcatctaATTCAGATGAAACATGATGAAAACCAATAtaatcgaaataaaattttagatttttataaatccaaaatcttttcaaaaaaacgaAGTTTcctgtttttcaattttatatacacaaaaacaaaaattcctcATGCGAGGATATTGTGttcaaaaaacttatttcttttttattttttttataatttttactctAATCATTTGCTTAGCAAAtaaaaacttccaaaaaagtgaaaacgtagtagaatttactccattaaagtactgaaaaaagacctgaagaagtgatgatgttttttttattagatttcaaaTTTACCACATCTGCAGTCATTCTCAGGAAttcatttttgtgttttttttaagttattagaaagcaaaattaaagtataattgAATACAACTAAATTGACTTAAATagtattaacaataaaaaattatacgcAATTATCAAtcaattccaaaataaaatggataaccaaaaaaattttagtacaaaaaaataccttaaattttaaacaaaattggattcatTTCGCTTCATTGGATGTCAATAAACATAATTtctacagaaggtaaacaaatttacttagtgctacttttgacttgatgataaatgttattcttttggaagtactttgaTTTATATCTGCCAGATAAATCCGGCTAGTTGAGGCATTACCTGCTTAAATCagtcaaatattatttaaaatacttacgCATTAAGTTCTCTTTCCAAatcatataaactttttatattcatagtccatttccataaaaaaaaaattgtgagaCATTTTTAgcaacaaatgaaaaatatgacCTTTTTTACATGTagcaaattttccttaaattttaataGGCACAAGATTGCAGTTgagaagtttttttatttttttatttataatttaactagaaaaccataaaaataatataccgACGAActaaaatgtcataaaacatTTCAAACAGTTTTTCATGATACGGTCTACAGTAATATGTTTTGATTTATGCCAGTGTTATAATAAATGAACAAtatgtttctattaaaaattcctttaacaGTACATATTTCATTTTACCCCTCCACTTAATATCCCATTTCCACTATTAacgtaaaaaagtaccatataTGTATTCTTTGCAACTTTTAGGCGCAAATTGAAATGCAGTTATGCAAGAGTTTAACTAATCaccatttattgttttttatatatgagcTCAAGTGTACTAAAACTGTCAAAttgcatacaaaaatattgacattttaatattttctaccGTATACCAATCACCTTGTTTATTTTCATCATTTAACTCTATTACGCATCTCCCACCAACTTCCTCTCACTAAAGTATACACACATTTCATACAACAATAATAccggcaacaacaataacacttaCACTAACCAATACTagaattaataacaacaacaacagtcacATTATTAATCTCTTCTTATTTGCATTCCTTTTTAGTTTTCGGGAAATTTTACAAGTGTTCGGTTGTTTAATAATAAGGGTCGTTTAATACTTAATAAATCGtggtaaataataaagaaaattaaaatatttttgcataaaaatgtaatttaaatgtttgttaataattgtgtgtaaaaattttaacgaaaaatgtTAAGTAAATTAGAGAAAAAAGTGTTAGAAGTTTGTTTGAAATTGCATGCAAATTAGAGGCGGTCGCTGTGTTGCTTTAGTTTGGCCATTCGTTGatgcaaatagaaaaaaatgcaaataaaaaagcGAAAGTAAAAAGTGAATGAATAAAGAAGAGTTTGGGGAGAGGGTGTGTATGAGAGTAAGAAAATTCTgcgctgttgtttttgtaaagtttgtgatttctaataagaaaaaaaagatgACACAGTTTgtcaaattgaaaattaattagtaaaataaaaaagcgcgtttatatattttaatcttaaattaaaaataaaaagtctgttataaagcaaataaataaaaaaatatatacctatattgaaaaaaattaaataaaatgtgcaaaggTAATTTGAGGTTTTCTGCGTTGAGATAAGAGTAGCACTCATATTACTagaaatatatacattataCTGCTAGCAGGTGAGTAATTAATCAATTACACAGGTCTACGAAATAAAggtttgtaaaaacttttaaaactaacatgactttttataccctacagtaCTTTACTGGAGAGGGTATATTGAATCCAACCAAACCAATCGACTCagtatcattttctgaatcCGTCTGATGAATCACAAAagtttcaagttcagttcaccTAGATCTCATACATAGAAAACAAATATGCAAAGTTTTTATCTTAACAATCGTTTACtacaatttaatttcgatttttgtaaatatttttgtttggatTTATAACGAATCTGTTTGATTTTTACacagaaggaaaatattttctaacaaacactTTATTGAACTAAATTTAatctttagtaaatatttttactgattcaaaaaatgtttttgtttgagttttattttatgtcAGCATAtggaatacaacaataaaacaagtttttgaatgtaaaacagtaaaaatctgtgatcacaatttctcaccaaaaatcgattttttgagtgaaaacataaaagtccatttatcttggaaactagatagagccaaaacactgaaaatctgtgatcacataaatttctcaccaaaaatcgattttttgagtgaaaacataaaagtccatttatctagaaaactagaagagatagagccaaaacagtgaaattctgtgatcacttgaaaatctgtgatcacttaaatttctcaccgaaaatcgattttttgattgaaaacataaaagtccatttatctaggaaactagaagagatagagccaaatcagtgaaaatctgtgatcacttgattttctctccaaaaatcgattttttaagtaaaaacataaaagtccatttatctagtaaactagaagagatagagccaaaacagtgaaaatctgtgatcacttgattttctcaccaaaaatcgattttttaagtaaaaacataaaagtccatttatctggtaaactagaagagatagagtcaaaacagtgaaaatttttgatcacttaaatttcttaccaaaaatcgattttttaagtgaaaacataaaagtccatttacctttgaaactagaagagatagagccaaagcAGTGAAAATCTGTGCTCACTtgaatttctcaccaaaaatcgattttttaagtaaaaacataaaagtccatttatctaagaaactagaagagatagagccaaaacagtgaaaatatcaccaaaaaccgattttttgagtgaaaacataaaagtccatttatctaggaaactagaagagatagagccaaaacagtgaaaatctgtgatcacttgattttctcaccaaaaatcgattttttaagtaaaaacataaaagtccatttatctaggaaactagaagagatagagccaaaatagtaaaaatctgtgatcacttgatttTCGCagcaaaaatcgattttttgagtgaaaacataaaagtccatttatctaggaaactagaagagatagagccaaaacagtgaaaatctgtttttgagtgaaaacataaaagtccatttatcttggaaactagaagagatagagccaaaacagtgaaaatctgtgctCACTTGAATgtctcaccaaaaatcgattttttaagtgaaaatataaaagttcatttatttaGGAAACTAAAatagatagagccaaaacagtgcaaatctgtgatcacttaaatttttcaccaaaaactgattttttgagtgaaaacataaaagtccatttatctaggaaactagaagagatagagccaaaacagtaaaattctgtgatcacttgaaaatctgtgatcacttaaatttctcaccgaaaatcgattttttgattgaaaacataaaagtccatttgcctttgaaactagaagagatagagccaaagcAGTGAAAATCTGTGCTCACTtgaatttctcaccaaaaatcgattttttaagttaaaacataaaagtccatttatctagtAAACTAGCAgatatagagccaaaacagtgaaaatctgtgatcacttgattttctcaccaaaaatcgattttttaagtaaaaacataaaagtccatttatcttggaaactagaatagatagagccaaaacagtgaaaatctgtgatcacttaaatttctcaccaaaaaccgattttttgattgaaaaaaacAGTCCGTTTATCTGGGacactagaagagatagagccaaaacagtgaaaatctgtgatcacttgaattgctcaccaaaaatcgattttttaagtaaaaacataaaagtccatttatctaggaaactagaagagatagagccaaaacagtgaaaatctgtcaTCACTTGATTTACTCagcaaaaatcgattttttaagtgaaaacataaacgtccatttatctaggaaactagaagagatagagccaaaacagtgaaaatctgggATCACTTGATTTTCTCAGcaaaaaagtccatttatctaggaaactagaacagatagagccaaaacagtgaaaatctgtgaacacttaaatttctcaccaaaaaccgattttttgattaaaaacataaaagtccatttatctaggaaactagaagagatagagccaaaacagtgaaaatctgtgatcaattgATTTTCGcaccaaaaatttattttttgagtaaaaacataaaagtccatttatctaggaaactagaagagatggagccaaaacagtgaataTCTGTGAACACTtaaatttctcaccaaaaacctatattttgaatgaaaacataaaagtccatttatctaggaaactagaagagatagagccaaaacagtgaaaatctgtgatcacttgaatttctcaccaaaaatcgattttttaagtgaaaacataaaagtccttttatctaggaaactagaagagatagagccaaaacagtgaaaatctatGCTCACTTGattttctcaccaaaaatcaatttttgagtgaaaacataaaagtccattcatcaaggaaactagaagagatagagccaaaacaatgaaaatctatgatcacttgattttctcaccaaaaatcgattttttgagggaaaaaataaaagtcaaaacataaaagtccaattatcttggaaactagaagagatagagccaaaacagtgtaaatctgtgatcacttaaatttcacaccaaaaatcgattttttaagtgaaaacataaaagtccaattattttgaaaactagaagagatagagccaaaacagtgaaaatctgtgatcacttgaatttctcaccaaaaatcgattttttaggtgaaaacataaaagtccatttatcttggaaactagaagagatgaGCCATACAgtgaaaatatgtgatcactttctcaccaaaaatcgattttttgagtgaaaacataaaagtccatttatctaggaaactagaagagatagagccaaaacagtgaaaatctgtgatcacttgaatttctcaccaaaaatcgattttttaagtaaaaacataaaagtccagtTATCTTGGAacctagaagagatagagccaaaatagtgaaaatctgtgatcacttaaatttctcaccaaaaaccgattttttgagtgaaaacataaaagtccatttatctaggaaactagaagagatatagccaaaacagtgaaaatctgtgatcacttaaatttctcaccaaaagccgatttttttattgaaaaaagtccatttatctgggaaactagaaGCGATAGAGccaaacagtgaaaatctgtgatcacttgatttTCTCGccatcgattttttgagtgaaaatattccatttatctaggaaactagaagagatagagctaaaacagtgaaaatctgtgatcacttgaatttctcaccaaaaatcgattttttttaagtgaaaacataaaagtccatttatcttggacaCACTAAAAATATGATATCACTTGATTTTTTCACCAAAAACccgttttttgagtgaaaacataaaagtccatttatctaggaaactagaagagatatagCCAAAacagttaaaatctgtgatcacttgaatttctcaccaaaaatcaatttttttaagtgaaaacataaaagtccatttatcttggaaactagaagagatagagccaaaacaatgaaaatctgtgatcacttgaatttctcaccaaaaatcgattttttaagtgaaaacataaaagtccatttacctttgaaactagaaaagatagagccaaaacagtgaaaatctgtgatcatttaaatttctcaccaaaaaccgattttttcagtgaaaacaaaaatgtcCATATATCTGGGGAACTAGTAGAGATAGAGCTCTGAGATcaatttcttaccaaaaattgatataattcttatttggtttataacatttaatgtataagtgtttcagttttcacagtacaaaataatagtttctcgtatgtgaaataaaattgtatataaatactttttttacaaattttaatttattagaattagtgatatttttgtttaaattcaatattttttaacaaaatttttatagatgcaataacaaattttgtgtattattattgccaaaatataataaattatttatatgtttcaaattaaaaactagcttgaatttcagtacaaatacaaataacttgcattaatgttttagtaaaataattgtcTAGAAATTTTGCGAAGTGTtggctttttgaattttttatttgattttgaatttcatttttttctgtgtatgtttcaagaagtttttaaaaatcaaaccaGATTCAGATAGTAGCAGGGACTATAAATAACTgttattctgaaatttttaacccaaaaaatCTCTATGTTGAAGTCAATGTAGACCTATACTATTATataacaatatatgtatatggtaattaaaaaaaaaacgatctcAGCTCcacaaataacatttattttttaacggaaaaataaaagtttgattgaaaaagttaaaaaatgagATCCatcataataaataattatttgaggagttttattttttctataagaaaataaaactcatttggGGAGTTTTGTTTTCCCCGTCTcaaaaatcaaacaatatttttatatatgttttcagTGTCTTATtataagaacaacaaaaacatcatcactgtaatattttttgAGTTATGGCAGTATTGTAATAAACGAACGATATGTTCCTATTAAAAATTCCTATACATACACTAAATATCCCATTTCCACTATTAaagtaaaaagtaccaaattctTTGCAACTTTTAGGCgcaaatttaaatgtatttatgcaAGAGTGTAACTAATCaccatttattgttttttattcatacaaaaatattgacagtttaatattttcaaccgAATGCCAATcatcttatttatttacttcaTTTAACTCTATTACGCATCTCCCAACAACTTCCTCTCACTAAAGTATACACACAtttcaaacaacaataataccggcaacaacaataacaacacttATACTAACCAATACTagaattaataacaacaacaacagtcatAGTATTAATCTCTTCTTATTTTCATTCCTTTTTAGTTTTCGGGAAATTTTACAAGTGTTCGGTTGTTTAATAATAAGGGtcgtttaataattaataaatcgtggtaaataataaagaaaattaaaatatttttgcataaaaatataatttaaatctaTGTTAATAATtgtgtgtaaaaattttgatgCAAAATCTTAAGTAAATTAGAGAAAAAAGTGTTAGAAGTTTGTTTGAAATTGCATGCAAATTAGAGGCGGTCGCTGTGTTGTTTTAGTTTGGCCATTCGTtgatgcaaataaaaaaaaaatgcaaataaaaaagcGAAAGTAAAAAGTGAATGAAAAAAGAAGAGTGTGGGGAGAGGGTGTATATGAGAGTAAGAAAATTCTgcgctgttgtttttgtaaagtttgTGATTTGTTATAAGGGAAAAagttaaagtgaaaaaatagaaataaagatGACACAGGTTGTCAAATgggaaataatacatatttatattttaatcttgaattaaatataaaaaagtctgttaaaaagcaaataaataaaaaaatgtattgaaaaaatgtaaataaaatgtgcaaatgtAATTTAAGGTTTTCTGCGTTACGATAAGAGTAGCACTCATATTACTAGAATTATATATTGCTAGCAGGTGAGTAATTAATCAATTACACAGGTCTACAAAATAAAGGcttgtaaaaacttttaaaaccaaTTGGACTTTTTACACCCCACACCACTATGTAAcgcattgaaatatttatgctatacccaacttaaagtataccaatagactcagaatcattttctgatgaAACACAAACGTTTCAAGAAAGAtgtctattaaaaatggttaaaatcagttcattatttcacttagatCCCCCAAGTAGGGATTTtgattcataattatgttaaatattctaGTAATTTGACCAAAATCAGCACAACTTAGTTTTGTGCAAGTCTAAATGTTACTGATggttttcgtaatgatcggacTTTATTTTACTCTAGGCGCCATACAAAGttcatttaagaaaacaatttaaaaatcaataaacacaAGTAggaattaaatcaaaaaaatataaatacatataaaggtattattattattaaaaataatgcgAACTTTTAACCTAGTATTAACTACTTGTGTAGGATAACATATGGTCGGTTTTTATCTATCACCcaccattttcttaaaaaatggtATGGAATAGGTTGTTGATATATCACagatatagactagtctatagtcagactatagtctagtctatagtctagactatagtctagtctatagtctagactatagtctagtctatagtctagactatagtctagtctattgtctagtctatagtctagaccatagtctagtctatgttctagtctatgttctagtctatgttctagtatatagtctagtatatagtctagtatatagtcaagtatatagtctatagtctagactacagacaatagacaagactatagtcttgtctattgtctagtctatagtctagactacagtctggtctattgtctattctatagtctatactatagtctagtatattgtctagtctatagtctagactatagtctagtctattgtctagtctatagtctagactatagtctagtctattgtctagtctatagtctagtctatagtctagactatagtctagtctattgtctaatctatagtctagactatagtctagtctatagtctagactatagtctagtctatagtctagtctatagtctagactatagtctagtctatagtctagtctatagtctagactatagtctagtctattgtctagtctatagtctagactatagtctagtctattgtctagtctatagtctagactatagtctagtctattgtctagtctatagtctagactatagtctagtcttttgtctagtctatagtctagactatagtctagtctattgtctagtctatagtctagactatagtctagtctattgtctagtctatagtctagactatagtctagtctattgtctagtctatagtctagactatagtctagtctattgtctagtctatagtctagactatagtctagtctattgtctagtctatagtctagactatagtctagtctattgtctagtctatagtctagactacagtctagtctattgtctattctatagtctatactatagtctagtctattgtctagtctatagtctagactatagtctagtctattgtctagtctatagtctaaactatagtctagtctattgtctagtctatagtctagactatagtcttgtctattgtctagtctatagtctagactacagtctagtctattgtctattctatagtctatactatagtctagtctattgtctagtctatagtctagactatagtctagtctattgtctagtctatagtctagactatagtctagtctattgtctagtctatagtctagtctatagtctagtctattgtctagtctatagtctagactatagtctagtctattgtctagtctatagtctagactatagtctaatctattgtctagtttatagtctagactatagtctagtctattgtctagtttatagtctagactatagtctagtctattgtctagtctatagtctagactatagcctagtctattgtctagtctatagtctagactatagtctagtctattgtctagtctatagtctagactatagtctagtctattgtctagtctatagtctagaccatagtctagtctatgttctagtatatagtgtaatatatagtctagtagtatagtctatggtctagtctatactatagtctatagtaaagcttttttataccGATTGtctacaaataatttttgttcctaaaaatattctacaaacaTTGACAAATCAATCATGTTTTAATTTcctctttaacaaatttttatttccacCTTAAAGGCCCCTGTGCAAACAATAAAACTACTAAATCgtgtgtaaatttgtttaataaattcccTTGCGCATATGCATTATGATAGGAAATGGCTAAGCATTTCCTatcataaatttatacataccaactcaactgcaacaacaacagaaaaatatatatttttttcattccttttcaattttcctaaaattttacaaGTGATCGGTTCGGTTTAATGATAACTatcatataataatttaaaaaatcggaATAAACAATAAAGAATTTTGCATTAATTTAAATACCTTAAACTAAAGTAGTAAATCTGTTGTTAAAGTGTTTAGATTTGAGAACTTATTCtgttaaaaaaacttctaatattACCAATTTCGACATATTCGTAAACAAGCACCAATAGTACAAAAACGATTCCAATTGCCACCACAACCACGATAAAGCATTCGATGACACTGTCTAGTACCAGCATGATAATACCACATAATACTTTGCGGGCACCTTGGGCCACTGTGCCCCACATTAGCTGGCTGAGTACAGGAAGTTAAATCTTaaagtaacaa is part of the Lucilia cuprina isolate Lc7/37 chromosome 3, ASM2204524v1, whole genome shotgun sequence genome and harbors:
- the LOC124419103 gene encoding kunitz-like peptide PcKuz1, yielding MKFSKIFVLLIITLIAPYTSAQMCPGRVHLTSCTQPANVGHSGPRCPQSIMWYYHAGTRQCHRMLYRGCGGNWNRFCTIGACLRICRNW